The following DNA comes from Nitrogeniibacter aestuarii.
TTCTGTTTCTGGGCGGTATCAACGTACGTGCCTTTGTGCTGCTGGCCATCGTGGCGTTGATCGGCTTCGTGCTGCTGATCTGGGCGTCGCCCTACCGGCGGGACCGCATCTTCGGTTTCATGGATCCGTTCGAGGATGCCTTCGGCAAGGGCTATCAGCTCTCGCATGCCCTGATCGCCTTCGGCCGCGGCGAATGGTTTGGCGTCGGTCTGGGCGCCAGTGTGGAAAAGCTCTTCTACCTGCCCGAGGCGCATACCGATTTCATTCTCGCGATCATTGCCGAGGAACTGGGGCTGGTGGGCGTGATCGTGGTGATCGCCCTGTTCGCAACGCTCGTTCAGCGCGCCTTTGCCATTGGCCGCCGGGCCATCGATCTGGAGCGCTTCTTCCCGGGTCTGGTGGCGCAGGGTATTGGCCTGTGGATCGGTGTGCAGTCTTTCATCAACATGGGCGTGAACATGGGCTTGCTGCCCACCAAGGGGCTGACGCTGCCGCTCATGAGCTTTGGTGGTTCGGGTATTGTGGCCAACTGCATCGCCCTGGCGATCCTGCTGCGAATCGACTGGGAGAATCGCCAGATCATGCGGGGAGGTGGCTCATGAAGACACTGCTCGTCATGGCCGGCGGTACGGGCGGTCACATCTACCCGGGGGTTGCGGTGGCCGAAGTGCTGCGCAAGCTCGGCTGGCGCATTGTCTGGCTGGGCAATGAAGACCGGATGGAAGGTCGCATCATTCCCCAGAAAGGCTATGAAACCGCGTGGATTCATTTTGGTGCGCTGCGTGGCAAAGGGCTGATGGCCAAGCTGTTGCTGCCGCTCAACCTGTTGCGCGGCTTCTGGCAGGCGCTTGCGCAGCTGCGCCGGGTCAAGCCCGACGTGGTGCTCGGCATGGGCGGTTACGTGAGCTTTCCGGGCGGCATGATGGCCGCACTGACCGGACGGCCGCTGGTGCTGCATGAGCAGAATTCGGTGGCCGGCCTGGCGAACCGCGTGCTGGCCGGCGTGGCCGATCGGATCGTGACCGGCTTCCCCAACGCGCTGAGCAAGGGCTTGTTCGTTGGTAATCCGGTGCGTGAAGACATCGTGGCACTGCCAGAACCGGAGACCCGTTTCGCGGGCCGCGAAGGGCCGCTGCGCATCCTGATCATCGGTGGCAGCCTGGGCGCGAAAGTGCTTAATGATACGGTGCCCGAGGCGCTCGCGCTGCTGGGCGAAGAGCGCCCCTTGGTGATCCATCAGGCGGGCACCGCGCAGATTGATGCACTGAAGGCGAGCTATGCGAAGGCCGGTGTTGCAGGCGATCTGCGCCCCTTCATTGAGGATATGGCGCAGGCCTATGCCGATGCGGATCTGGTGATCTGCCGCGCCGGTGCGCTCACGGTGGCCGAACTGGCGGCGGCGGGGGTCGGCAGTGTGCTGGTGCCGCTGCCCCACGCGGTGGACGATCACCAGACCGGTAACGCCCGTTTTCTTGCAGATGCGGGGGCGGCTTACCTTTTGCCACAAAGCGATCTGACGGCTCAGACACTTGCGGGTATCCTTCGCGACCTGGAACGAACACGCCTGCTGGATATGGCGCGTGCGGCCCGGGCTTTGGCACGTCCCGACGCAGCCGAGGAAGTCGCCGGGATCTGCCGCGTGCTGGCAGGTGACGAGGAGTCATCGCAATGAAGCACAAGGTCAAACACATTCACTTCGTGGGCATCGGCGGCGCCGGTATGAGCGGTATCGCCGAGGTGCTGGTGAACCAGGGATTCGCGGTCAGCGGCTCCGACCTGGGCACATCCGCCACCACACGCCGCCTGGCAGCCATGGGCGCCAAGGTGATGAAAGGGCACGATGCCGAACACGTGGCGGAGGCCGACGTGGTCGTGACCTCCACGGCGGTCAAGCCGGACAACCCCGAGGTTCGTGCCGCGCGTGCCCGCCACATTCCGGTCGTCCCCCGCGCACAGATGCTGGCGGAACTGATGCGCCTGAAGCAGGGCATCGCCATCGCCGGCACCCATGGCAAGACGACCACCACGTCGCTCACGGCAAGCATTCTGGCCGAGGGGGGCATCGACCCCACCTTCGTGATCGGCGGTCGGCTCAATGCCGCGGGCGCCAACGCGCGCCTGGGCAAGGGTGACTTCCTGGTGGCCGAGGCGGACGAATCCGACGCGTCATTCCTGCTCCTGAGTCCGGTGATTTCGGTGGTGACCAACATCGACGCCGATCACATGGAGACTTACGGGCACGACTTCGCCAAGCTCAAGCAGGCCTTTATCGATTTCCTTCAGCACCTGCCGTTCTACGGCGTGGCCGTGCTGTGCGAGGACGACCCCGGCGTGCGCTCGATCATGCCGCTGGTGTCCAAGCAGATCGTGCGATACGGCTTTGCCGAGACCGCCAACGTGCGCGCCGAGAACGTGCGCGCCGAGAACGGTCAGATGCGCTTCGATGTGGTGCGCATCAACGGCACGGAGGCGCCCAGACTGTCGATCACGCTCAATCTGCCGGGCATGCACAACGTGCTCAACGCACTGGCAGCCATCGCCGTGGCCACCGAGGTGGGTGTGCCGGATGAGGCCATCGTCAAGGCGCTGGCGGACTTCAAGGGTGTCGGTCGCCGCTTCCAGCGCTATGGCGACGTGGCCATCCCCGCAGGCGGGCAGTTCTACCTGGTGGATGACTACGGGCACCACCCGGTCGAGATGGCCGCCACCATCGAAGCGGCGCGCGGCGCTTTTCCCGATCGACGTCTGGTGCTGGCTTTCCAGCCTCACCGTTTCACCCGCACCCGCGACTGCTTCGAGGATTTCGTGAAGGTGCTCTCGAGTGTGGATGCCGTCGTGCTGGCTGACGTGTATGCCGCCGGTGAGGCGCCCATCGTGGCGGCTGACGGTCGCTCGCTGGCGCGCGCCGTGCGCGTGGCCGGCAAGGTGGAGCCGGTGTTTGTTGAAGACATCGGCGACATGCCGCAAACGATCCTCGATGTGGTGCAGGACGGTGATGTGGTGCTCACCATGGGTGCAGGATCCATTGGCGGTGTGCCCGGCCAGTTGGCCGCGACGGAAGAAGAGTAGGGCGTGGGACGGATGAACCAGGACAACATGAAACAGTTCGGCAAGGTGGCAGTGTTGATGGGCGGTGCATCGGCGGAGCGCGAGGTGTCGCTTATGTCGGGCAGGGCTGTGCTGGCGGCCTTGCAGTCGCGCGGTGTGGATGCCCACGCCTTCGACCCGGCCGAAACCGACCTGCACGCGCTCAAGGAACAGGGCTTCGACCGCGCCTTCATCGCCATGCATGGACGCGGTGGTGAAGATGGCACGGTGCAAGGGATGCTCGAGATGCTCGGGATTCCCTATACCGGCAGCGGGGTCATGGCCTCGGCCCTGTCAATGGACAAGTGGCGCACGAAGATGGTCTGGCTGGCGGCCGGGCTGCCCACGCCTCGCTTTGCGATTCTTGAGTCCAGCACCGATTGGGATGCCGTCGCCACCGATCTGGGCTTGCCGATCTTCGTGAAGCCGGTGCATGAAGGCTCGAGCATGGGCGCCACCAAGGTGACCGAGGCGTCACAACTGCCTGCCGCGTATGAACTCGCGGCACGCTACGACACCCTGGTCATTGCCGAAGAGTTCATCGATGGTCAGGAACTGACGGTGCCGTTCCTGGGTGATGCGGTGCTGCCGGTGGTGCGCATTGTGGCGCCCGATGGCAACTACGACTACCAGCACAAGTACTTCACCGACGACACCCAGTATTTCTGCCCGAGTCAGTTACCGGCGGCGCAGGAAACCGAGCTGCAGGCGCTCATCGCCAAGGCCGCCCAGGTGCTCGGATGTCGTGGCTGGGGACGGGGTGACGTGATGCTGACCAGCGACGGCAAGCCTTACCTCCTCGAAATGAACACGGCTCCCGGCATGACCAATCATTCCCTCGTGCCCATGTCTGCGCGTGTGGCCGGGCTGAGCTTCGAGGATCTGTGTCTGCGTATTCTGGAGATGGCCCGCCTTGGTTGATATGCGCCAGCGCCCCGCGTCGAAGAAAACCACTGCACGTAATCGTGCAGCGGGCGGGGCTGTGCGCGAAGGCCTGTGGCACCGACCGGCGCTGCTCAACCTGATCTCCGATGTGCTGCTGCTTACGGCGGCAGCCATCCTCGGCTACGCTATTGTCGTCTGGGTCGCCAATCGCCCGAGCTTCCAGTTGCGCGAGGTGGTCGTGCTCACCCCGCCGGCGCAGGTCAGTGCCGAACAGCTCGAATATGCGGCGCGCTCTGCCGTGAAAGGCAATTTCTTCACGGTGGATCTCGCCCACGTGCGCGAATCCTTCGAAAAGCTGCCGTGGGTGCGCCACGCGCAAGTGCGCCGTCGCTGGCCCGATGCGCTGGAATTGAAACTCGAAGAGCATCAGGCGGTGGCTTACTGGACAGTCACCGACAGCGGCGACACCCGGCTGGTCAATCGCCAGGGCGAAGTCTTCGTGGCGGCGAGCAACGCGCGCATGCCGTTGTTTGCGGGACCCGAGGGCTACGCGCCGTATCTGTTGGCGCAATACACACGCTTTGCCGAGGTGCTCAAACCGCTCGGCCATGACCTGGTCGAAGTGGGCCTGTCGGCCCGCGAGGCCTGGCAACTGACGCTTGACGACGGGCTCGTGATCCGGTTGGGCCGTGATCAGGAGCGGGCACCGGCAGAGGCTCGACTGAACCGGTTTGTCAGTGCCTATCCCAAGGCGTTGGCGCAACGCGACATGCAGGTGGCGGTGGCCGACCTGCGCTATCCCAATGGATTTGCTCTTTTGCCCCGCAATGAGGGGCAAGGAACGGAAAGCGGAAAATGACTAAGGAATACAAGGATCTGGTCGTCGGTCTCGACATCGGGACATCCAAGATCTCATGTATGGTCGCCGAAGTGCGGCCCGACGGCTCGCTCAATGTGATCGGCCTGAGCTCCGTGCCTTCCAGCGGCCTGCGTCGTGGCGTGGTGGTCAATATCGAGGCCACGGTCGATGCCATCTCCCGCGTGATCCAGGAGGTCGAGCTCATGGCCGACTGCAAGATCACCGACGTCTATACGGGCATCGCCGGCAGCCATATCAAGAGTTTCAACTCCAACGGCATGGTGGCGATCAAGGACAAGGAAGTCACCCCCATGGACGTGGAGCGGGTGATCGAAGTGGCGCGTGCCATGCCGATCCCGGCTGATCAGCAGATCCTGCACATCCTGACCCAGGAGTTCATCATCGACGGTCAGGACGGCGTGCGCGAGCCCATCGGCATGAGCGGCGTCAAGCTCGAAGTGAAGGTGCATATCGTCACCGGCGCAGTCTCGGCGGCCCAGAACGTGATCAAGTGCGTACGCCGCTGCGGGCTCGAAGTCATGGACCTGATTCTCCAGCCGCTGGCCTCCAGCTACGCCACCTTGTCCGAGGATGAAAAGGGCCTGGGTGTCTGTCTGGTGGACATCGGTGGCGGTACGACCGACCTGGCGGTCTTCACCCAAGGGGCCATTCGCCATACCGCAGTGATCCCGGTCGCCGGTGATCAGATCACCAACGACATCGCCATGGCCCTGCGCACGCCGACCGCCGAGGCCGAGGAAATCAAGATTCGCCACGGCGTGGCCATGAGTTCCCTGGCTGATCCGGAAGAAATGATCGAAGTCCCGGGCGTGGGCGATCGCGCCCCGCGTCGCATGTCGCGCCAGGCGCTTGCCGACGTGATCGAGCCACGGGTGTCCGAGCTGTTTGAACTCGTGCAGTCAGAACTGCGGCGCAGCGGTTACGAAGAGCTGCTCTCTTCCGGGCTGGTGCTCACCGGTGGCGCCTCCGTCATGGACGGCATGGTCGAACTGGGGGAAGAAATCTTCCATCTGCCGGTGCGCATCGGTGCGCCGCAGTACTCCGGCGGGCTGGCCGACGTGGTGTGTCATCCACGGCACGCGACCGCCATGGGGCTGATTACCGAGGGCATTGCGCAACGACGCCGGGGGATTCAGGCGCGTGACACGCAGAGCTTCCGCCACATGTTTGCGCGTATGAAAGCGTGGTTTGAGCGGAATTTTTGAACGGGTGTTTTTACCCAGGATGTATGAATTTGTTTGTTGCCTGTCGTTCCACAGTATTTAGTTATAGAATGCTCCGTTAATACTAGATACCGTAGGGCGCGGGCGCGAAAGTGGCTGATTAAAGCCGATTTTCAAGGAGGCTTGGCATATGTTTGAAATCGTTGAAAAGGAACCGGTCGGAACCATCATCAAAGTGGTGGGTCTGGGCGGCGCAGGCGGCAACGCGGTGGATCACATGATCCGCGAAAGCGTCAATGGCGTTGAGTTCATCACCGCCAATACCGACGCGCAGGCGTTGCTGCGCAACCTGGCCACCGACAAGGTGCAATTGGGTAACTCCGGACTGGGCGCTGGCGCCAAGCCGGAAGCCGGCCGTTGCGCTGCCCAGGAAGCGCGCGACCAGATCGCCGACGCGATCCGCGGTGCTCACATGGTCTTCATCACCGCCGGAATGGGTGGCGGGACCGGAACCGGTGCCGCGCCTGTCGTGGCCGAGATTGCCAAGGAAATGGGCATTCTGACCGTTGGCGTCGTGACCAAGCCCTTCGATTTCGAAAACCGTGACCGTGTTGCCGACAGCGGCATCGACGAGTTGTCCCGACACGTGGATTCGCTCATCGTCGTGCTCAACGACAAGCTCATGGAAGTGCTGGGCGAAGATGCCAGCCTGGAAGACGGTTTCCGTGCGGCTGACAATGTCCTGCGCAACGCCGTCGGCGGTATCGCCGAGATCATCAACATCCCGGGTCTGGTCAACGTCGATTTCCAGGACGTGCGCACCGTGATGGCCGAGATGGGCCGTGCCATGATGGGTTCGGCCGAAGCCGAAGGTATCGACCGCGCGCGCATCGCTGCCGAGCAGGCCGCCGCCAGCCCGCTGCTCGAAGGCGTGGAGCTTTCAGGCGCCCGTGGCGTGCTGATCAATATCACGGCCAGCCGTTCGCTCAAGATGTCGGAAGTGAAAGAGGCGGTGAATACCGTCCGTGCTTTCGCTGCCAAGGATGCGTTCGTGATCTACGGCACCGTGTTTGAAGAATCCATGGAAGATCGTATTCGCGTCACCGTGGTGGCGACAGGTCTGGGCAAGCCGGCCGTGTCGAACAAGCCGGTCATGGAAGTGGTTCAGGGCACGGGCACCTACGGTCCGTCCGAGCCGATGTCTTCCGACGTCCCGGCGGTGATCCGCAGTGGCCGTCGCACCACCGTCGAGGCCATGAGTGCCAGCGGTGTGGGGACCTACGACATTCCGGCTTTCCTGCGCAAGCAGGCCGACTGAACGTCGTTACGCCCGCCGGGCGCTCAAGGTGCGAACGAACGCCTCCCGTTCGCGCCTCGGGCGCCCGTCTCCGTTCACCGGCACCTTTCGGAACAAAAGTGACGTGCTAGAATCCAAGCATATTGTGCAAGGCAGCATAAGACGTGCCT
Coding sequences within:
- the murG gene encoding undecaprenyldiphospho-muramoylpentapeptide beta-N-acetylglucosaminyltransferase, which translates into the protein MKTLLVMAGGTGGHIYPGVAVAEVLRKLGWRIVWLGNEDRMEGRIIPQKGYETAWIHFGALRGKGLMAKLLLPLNLLRGFWQALAQLRRVKPDVVLGMGGYVSFPGGMMAALTGRPLVLHEQNSVAGLANRVLAGVADRIVTGFPNALSKGLFVGNPVREDIVALPEPETRFAGREGPLRILIIGGSLGAKVLNDTVPEALALLGEERPLVIHQAGTAQIDALKASYAKAGVAGDLRPFIEDMAQAYADADLVICRAGALTVAELAAAGVGSVLVPLPHAVDDHQTGNARFLADAGAAYLLPQSDLTAQTLAGILRDLERTRLLDMARAARALARPDAAEEVAGICRVLAGDEESSQ
- the murC gene encoding UDP-N-acetylmuramate--L-alanine ligase translates to MKHKVKHIHFVGIGGAGMSGIAEVLVNQGFAVSGSDLGTSATTRRLAAMGAKVMKGHDAEHVAEADVVVTSTAVKPDNPEVRAARARHIPVVPRAQMLAELMRLKQGIAIAGTHGKTTTTSLTASILAEGGIDPTFVIGGRLNAAGANARLGKGDFLVAEADESDASFLLLSPVISVVTNIDADHMETYGHDFAKLKQAFIDFLQHLPFYGVAVLCEDDPGVRSIMPLVSKQIVRYGFAETANVRAENVRAENGQMRFDVVRINGTEAPRLSITLNLPGMHNVLNALAAIAVATEVGVPDEAIVKALADFKGVGRRFQRYGDVAIPAGGQFYLVDDYGHHPVEMAATIEAARGAFPDRRLVLAFQPHRFTRTRDCFEDFVKVLSSVDAVVLADVYAAGEAPIVAADGRSLARAVRVAGKVEPVFVEDIGDMPQTILDVVQDGDVVLTMGAGSIGGVPGQLAATEEE
- a CDS encoding D-alanine--D-alanine ligase, which translates into the protein MKQFGKVAVLMGGASAEREVSLMSGRAVLAALQSRGVDAHAFDPAETDLHALKEQGFDRAFIAMHGRGGEDGTVQGMLEMLGIPYTGSGVMASALSMDKWRTKMVWLAAGLPTPRFAILESSTDWDAVATDLGLPIFVKPVHEGSSMGATKVTEASQLPAAYELAARYDTLVIAEEFIDGQELTVPFLGDAVLPVVRIVAPDGNYDYQHKYFTDDTQYFCPSQLPAAQETELQALIAKAAQVLGCRGWGRGDVMLTSDGKPYLLEMNTAPGMTNHSLVPMSARVAGLSFEDLCLRILEMARLG
- a CDS encoding cell division protein FtsQ/DivIB, which translates into the protein MVDMRQRPASKKTTARNRAAGGAVREGLWHRPALLNLISDVLLLTAAAILGYAIVVWVANRPSFQLREVVVLTPPAQVSAEQLEYAARSAVKGNFFTVDLAHVRESFEKLPWVRHAQVRRRWPDALELKLEEHQAVAYWTVTDSGDTRLVNRQGEVFVAASNARMPLFAGPEGYAPYLLAQYTRFAEVLKPLGHDLVEVGLSAREAWQLTLDDGLVIRLGRDQERAPAEARLNRFVSAYPKALAQRDMQVAVADLRYPNGFALLPRNEGQGTESGK
- the ftsA gene encoding cell division protein FtsA — its product is MTKEYKDLVVGLDIGTSKISCMVAEVRPDGSLNVIGLSSVPSSGLRRGVVVNIEATVDAISRVIQEVELMADCKITDVYTGIAGSHIKSFNSNGMVAIKDKEVTPMDVERVIEVARAMPIPADQQILHILTQEFIIDGQDGVREPIGMSGVKLEVKVHIVTGAVSAAQNVIKCVRRCGLEVMDLILQPLASSYATLSEDEKGLGVCLVDIGGGTTDLAVFTQGAIRHTAVIPVAGDQITNDIAMALRTPTAEAEEIKIRHGVAMSSLADPEEMIEVPGVGDRAPRRMSRQALADVIEPRVSELFELVQSELRRSGYEELLSSGLVLTGGASVMDGMVELGEEIFHLPVRIGAPQYSGGLADVVCHPRHATAMGLITEGIAQRRRGIQARDTQSFRHMFARMKAWFERNF
- the ftsZ gene encoding cell division protein FtsZ; the encoded protein is MFEIVEKEPVGTIIKVVGLGGAGGNAVDHMIRESVNGVEFITANTDAQALLRNLATDKVQLGNSGLGAGAKPEAGRCAAQEARDQIADAIRGAHMVFITAGMGGGTGTGAAPVVAEIAKEMGILTVGVVTKPFDFENRDRVADSGIDELSRHVDSLIVVLNDKLMEVLGEDASLEDGFRAADNVLRNAVGGIAEIINIPGLVNVDFQDVRTVMAEMGRAMMGSAEAEGIDRARIAAEQAAASPLLEGVELSGARGVLINITASRSLKMSEVKEAVNTVRAFAAKDAFVIYGTVFEESMEDRIRVTVVATGLGKPAVSNKPVMEVVQGTGTYGPSEPMSSDVPAVIRSGRRTTVEAMSASGVGTYDIPAFLRKQAD